In one Actinomyces trachealis genomic region, the following are encoded:
- the pulA gene encoding pullulanase-type alpha-1,6-glucosidase, with amino-acid sequence MALTGAATTTVTTTSPAVAEDTPTSVTLVGSLQNELGCAEDWAPACTTTVMTDPDGDGVYSYTASVPAGSYEIKVALNGTWDLSYGKNGAAGGENIPLTLAGPAKLTFTWDQASHRLGLRAAEPTGAYTAADDALVAAPVRQGMNEHFYFVLTDRFANGDPSNDQGGLTGGAAVTGFDPANEGYYHGGDLRGIINKLDYIQSLGTTAVWLTPSFTNQPVQGEGENQSAGYHGYWITDFTSIDPHLGGNTALAELRDALHARGMRLYLDIVTNHTADLIDYQEKTYTYVDTATKPYKDASGQVVDISALANTEPFPTLDAATSFPYTPVRRGQVIPAALNDVTLYHNRGDSTWAGESVTMGDFVGLDDLMTENPKVEQTFEEVYKAWIDFGVDGFRIDTAKHVNFEFWQKWTAAIDAHAATKKPGFFTFGEVYDADATKTSPYSRHTGMDATLDFAFQASALGFAKGRPANNLSKLFSTDDYYTTDHSSVYAQPTFLGNHDMGRIGYLLAGGVGSAENLQRDQLAHSLMYLTRGQPVVYYGDEQGFAGTGGDKAARQDMFATQVAAYANQPLVDGSNAGATERYSTTTPLYQHISALAKLRASHQALASGSQVELYAHDDAGVYALARVDRTEKTEYLVALNNSTEAATATFNTLTPGATYTALYGQTEPLSADAAGSVTLTVPALSAVVLKADRQVAAGSPEVTFTTPAGANLSGPTAEIAATTTAHRWAETTFSYRPLGTNQWTTIGTAEDDTPRVFADLSALATGTVLELRAVTVDAAGGKAATSTTAVVGADLTGVAPPAPPAAPIDGLEVTIPGTHNTEMGCGTDWAPDCKQARLTQDPESKLYTGTFEIPAGEWDYKVAIGGSWDENYGANGVAGGDNIRYRSPGGKVTFFYDARSHRVWNNATDPVITLPGSFQKALGCTQGDGNWQPACLASVMTPNGDGTWIFRTDQIPSGSYEVKVAHNQSWDENYGIDGVKGGENYSFSATGGKEVVFTYTLATHLLKIEVADPPLPGAGEQSAYWVDEQTLAWPVSLLPAGVTREQALASGNAGLSWKLFSSTDASAVATPEGVTGEVTGTDLTVTGELPEAAIKAHPNLLGYLALSTGGALDRVAVEKALSGQLLVTQSKDAKVQAVTGVQTAPVLDSLYAQAAGQAPLGVTWNGERPDFALWAPTAQAVTLLTWDTGQATGSAPLAAGDAVRHEAVRGQDGRWTVANTDGKITAGSQYLWEVKVYAPTTGKVEVNTVTDPYSVALTVDSTRSVAVDLAHPGLAPEQWRSTQAPAVINDAARSIYELHVRDFSAGDQSVPQAERGTYLAFTRSDSQGMQHLKALAEAGVNTVHLLPTFDIATVREDRSQQQTAAVPQAGPADEAQQAAVASTADTDAYNWGYDPYHYSAPEGSYATDGHQDGGDRTYQFRQMVGALHATGLQVVLDQVYNHTTTSGQAPTAVLDRVVPGYYQRLNAKGAVETSTCCSNTATENALMERLMVDSVVLWAKQYKVDGFRFDLMGHHSVGTMQRLRAALDQLTVEADGVDGRAIYLYGEGWNFGEVKDDALFPQARQGQLDGTGIGAFNDRLRDGVHGGGPFDSDHRVNQGFGTGQYTDPSGLSGRTEEEERASLLHNTDLVKLGMAGNLKDYELLTADGSVKKGSELDYNGQSAGYASSPQESVNYVDAHDNETLYDLGVYKLPVSTSMADRVRMNTVSLSTVALGQSPAFWAAGTEILRSKSLDRDSYNSGDYFNAIDWSGQDNGFGKGLPVAGPNKAKWDLMRPLLSDPALKPGPADIAASKAQALDLLRIRKSTPLFSLGSAELVKSKVTFPGSGRYAQPGVINMLVDDRPTGERSATGDVDPKLAGVLTVVNASATQTTQALPELVGRYFTLHTVQLEGVDEVVKSATFDPATGTVSVPARTTAVFVEVQKDGQVAPQPQPGPHDGGQPGVSPQPTPTGTPLPPSASGKPGKGLPVTGANAVGLLVVAGTLVTAGTLAVRRRRRA; translated from the coding sequence ATGGCCTTGACCGGCGCCGCGACAACCACCGTAACCACCACCAGCCCCGCCGTCGCCGAGGACACTCCTACCTCAGTGACGCTGGTCGGCAGCCTGCAAAACGAGCTGGGCTGCGCGGAGGACTGGGCCCCCGCCTGCACCACCACCGTCATGACCGACCCCGACGGCGACGGCGTCTACAGCTACACCGCCTCCGTGCCCGCCGGATCCTACGAGATCAAGGTGGCCCTCAACGGCACCTGGGACCTGTCCTACGGCAAGAACGGCGCTGCAGGTGGGGAGAACATCCCCCTCACCCTGGCGGGCCCCGCCAAGCTCACCTTCACCTGGGACCAGGCCAGCCACCGCCTGGGCTTGCGCGCCGCCGAGCCCACCGGCGCCTACACCGCTGCCGACGACGCCCTGGTGGCCGCCCCCGTGCGCCAGGGTATGAACGAGCACTTCTACTTTGTGCTCACCGACCGCTTCGCCAACGGTGACCCCAGCAACGACCAGGGCGGCCTCACCGGCGGGGCCGCCGTCACCGGCTTTGACCCCGCTAACGAGGGCTACTACCACGGGGGTGACCTGCGCGGGATCATCAACAAGCTGGACTACATCCAGTCCTTGGGCACCACTGCCGTCTGGCTGACCCCCTCCTTCACCAACCAGCCGGTACAGGGCGAGGGGGAGAACCAGTCCGCTGGCTACCACGGCTACTGGATCACCGACTTCACTAGCATCGACCCGCACCTGGGTGGCAACACCGCTCTGGCTGAGCTGCGTGACGCCCTGCACGCCCGGGGCATGCGCCTCTACCTGGACATTGTCACCAACCACACCGCGGACCTGATCGACTACCAGGAAAAGACCTACACCTACGTAGACACCGCCACCAAGCCCTACAAGGACGCTTCTGGCCAGGTGGTGGACATCTCCGCCCTGGCCAACACCGAGCCCTTCCCCACCCTGGACGCCGCCACCTCCTTCCCCTACACCCCGGTGCGCCGCGGCCAGGTCATCCCCGCAGCCCTCAACGACGTCACCCTGTACCACAACCGGGGCGACTCCACCTGGGCGGGCGAGTCCGTGACCATGGGCGACTTTGTGGGCCTGGACGACCTCATGACCGAGAACCCCAAGGTGGAGCAGACCTTCGAGGAGGTCTACAAGGCCTGGATTGACTTTGGGGTGGACGGCTTCCGCATCGACACCGCCAAGCACGTGAACTTCGAGTTCTGGCAGAAGTGGACTGCCGCCATTGACGCCCACGCCGCCACCAAGAAGCCCGGCTTTTTCACCTTCGGTGAGGTCTATGACGCCGACGCCACCAAGACCAGCCCCTACTCGCGCCACACCGGCATGGACGCCACCTTGGACTTCGCCTTCCAGGCCAGCGCCCTGGGCTTCGCTAAGGGGCGCCCCGCCAATAACCTGAGCAAGCTGTTCAGCACGGACGACTACTACACCACCGATCACTCCTCCGTGTACGCCCAGCCCACTTTCCTGGGCAACCACGACATGGGCCGTATCGGCTACCTGCTGGCGGGCGGGGTCGGCTCCGCTGAGAACCTGCAGCGTGACCAGCTGGCCCACTCGCTCATGTACCTGACCCGCGGCCAGCCGGTCGTCTACTACGGTGACGAGCAGGGTTTCGCGGGCACCGGCGGTGACAAGGCCGCCCGCCAGGACATGTTTGCCACCCAGGTGGCCGCCTACGCTAACCAGCCCCTGGTGGACGGCAGTAACGCGGGCGCCACTGAGCGCTACTCCACCACCACCCCGCTCTACCAGCACATCTCCGCCCTGGCTAAGTTGCGTGCCAGCCACCAGGCCCTGGCCTCCGGCAGCCAGGTGGAGCTATACGCCCACGACGACGCCGGGGTCTATGCCCTGGCCCGCGTGGATCGCACCGAGAAGACCGAGTACCTGGTGGCCCTGAACAACTCCACCGAGGCCGCCACCGCCACCTTCAACACCCTGACCCCCGGCGCCACCTACACTGCGCTCTACGGCCAGACTGAGCCCCTGAGCGCCGACGCCGCAGGCTCCGTGACCCTCACGGTCCCGGCCCTGTCTGCGGTGGTCCTCAAGGCTGACCGGCAGGTGGCCGCAGGCAGCCCGGAGGTCACCTTCACCACCCCGGCGGGCGCCAACCTCTCCGGCCCCACCGCAGAGATCGCCGCCACCACCACCGCCCACCGCTGGGCGGAGACCACCTTCTCCTACCGTCCCCTGGGCACCAACCAGTGGACCACCATCGGCACCGCCGAGGATGACACCCCGCGCGTCTTCGCGGACCTGTCCGCCCTGGCCACCGGCACCGTCCTAGAGCTGCGGGCCGTGACCGTGGACGCCGCAGGCGGCAAGGCAGCCACCTCCACCACGGCTGTCGTGGGCGCAGACCTCACCGGCGTGGCCCCACCGGCCCCACCGGCCGCCCCCATCGACGGCCTGGAAGTGACCATCCCCGGCACCCACAACACCGAGATGGGCTGCGGCACCGACTGGGCCCCGGACTGCAAGCAGGCTCGACTCACCCAGGACCCCGAGTCCAAGCTCTACACCGGCACCTTTGAGATTCCCGCCGGGGAGTGGGACTACAAGGTTGCTATCGGCGGCTCCTGGGACGAGAACTACGGCGCAAATGGCGTCGCGGGCGGCGACAACATCCGCTACCGCTCCCCGGGCGGAAAAGTCACCTTCTTCTATGACGCCCGCAGCCACCGCGTGTGGAACAACGCCACTGACCCGGTCATCACCCTGCCCGGCTCCTTCCAGAAGGCCCTGGGCTGCACCCAGGGTGACGGCAACTGGCAGCCCGCCTGCCTGGCCAGCGTCATGACCCCCAACGGTGACGGCACCTGGATCTTCCGCACTGACCAGATCCCCTCCGGCTCTTACGAGGTCAAGGTGGCGCACAACCAGTCCTGGGACGAGAACTACGGGATCGACGGCGTCAAGGGCGGCGAGAACTACTCCTTCTCCGCCACCGGTGGCAAGGAGGTTGTCTTCACCTACACGCTGGCCACCCACCTGCTCAAGATTGAGGTGGCTGACCCGCCGCTGCCTGGCGCCGGTGAGCAGAGCGCCTACTGGGTGGACGAGCAGACCCTGGCCTGGCCGGTCTCCCTGCTGCCAGCGGGCGTCACCCGCGAGCAGGCGCTGGCCTCCGGCAACGCCGGACTGAGCTGGAAGCTGTTCTCCTCCACCGACGCCAGCGCCGTCGCCACCCCGGAGGGGGTCACCGGTGAGGTCACTGGCACGGACCTAACCGTCACCGGCGAATTGCCGGAGGCGGCCATCAAAGCTCACCCGAACCTGTTGGGCTACCTCGCCTTGAGCACTGGGGGAGCCCTAGACCGGGTGGCCGTGGAGAAAGCCCTCAGTGGCCAGCTGCTGGTCACCCAGTCCAAGGACGCCAAGGTCCAGGCCGTCACCGGTGTGCAGACCGCGCCCGTGCTCGACTCCCTGTACGCCCAGGCCGCAGGTCAGGCGCCCCTGGGGGTCACCTGGAACGGGGAGCGCCCGGACTTCGCCCTGTGGGCCCCCACCGCCCAGGCCGTCACCCTGCTGACCTGGGACACGGGACAGGCCACCGGCTCCGCCCCCCTGGCCGCCGGTGACGCCGTGCGCCACGAGGCCGTGCGCGGCCAGGACGGCCGCTGGACCGTGGCCAACACTGACGGCAAGATCACCGCAGGCAGCCAGTACCTGTGGGAAGTCAAGGTCTACGCCCCCACCACCGGCAAGGTCGAGGTCAACACCGTCACTGACCCCTACTCGGTGGCCCTGACCGTCGACTCCACCCGCTCGGTGGCCGTGGACCTGGCCCACCCCGGCCTGGCCCCCGAGCAGTGGCGCAGCACCCAGGCCCCCGCCGTCATCAACGACGCCGCCCGCAGCATCTACGAGCTGCACGTGCGGGACTTCTCCGCCGGGGACCAGAGCGTCCCCCAGGCGGAGCGGGGCACCTACCTGGCCTTCACCCGCAGTGACTCCCAGGGCATGCAGCACCTGAAGGCCTTGGCGGAGGCGGGGGTCAACACCGTGCACCTGCTACCCACCTTCGACATCGCCACGGTGCGGGAGGACCGCAGCCAGCAGCAGACCGCTGCGGTGCCCCAGGCGGGGCCCGCCGACGAGGCCCAGCAGGCGGCGGTAGCCTCCACCGCGGACACGGACGCCTACAACTGGGGCTACGACCCCTACCACTACTCCGCCCCGGAGGGCTCCTACGCCACCGACGGGCACCAGGACGGTGGGGACCGCACCTACCAGTTCCGCCAGATGGTGGGGGCGCTGCACGCCACCGGCCTACAGGTGGTCCTGGACCAGGTCTACAACCACACCACCACCTCCGGGCAGGCACCCACCGCAGTGTTGGACCGGGTGGTGCCCGGCTACTACCAGCGCCTCAACGCCAAGGGAGCGGTGGAGACCTCCACCTGCTGCTCCAACACCGCCACCGAGAACGCCCTCATGGAGCGGCTCATGGTGGACTCGGTGGTCCTGTGGGCTAAGCAGTACAAGGTGGACGGCTTCCGCTTTGACCTGATGGGGCACCACTCGGTGGGCACCATGCAGCGCCTGCGCGCCGCCCTGGACCAGCTGACCGTGGAGGCTGACGGCGTGGACGGCCGGGCCATCTACCTGTACGGGGAGGGCTGGAACTTCGGGGAGGTCAAGGACGACGCCTTGTTCCCGCAGGCCCGCCAGGGCCAGTTGGACGGCACCGGTATTGGCGCCTTCAACGACCGGCTGCGCGACGGCGTACACGGTGGCGGCCCCTTTGACTCCGACCACCGCGTCAACCAGGGCTTCGGCACTGGCCAGTACACCGACCCCTCCGGCCTGTCTGGCCGCACCGAGGAGGAAGAGCGGGCGAGCCTGCTGCACAACACGGACCTGGTCAAGCTGGGCATGGCAGGCAACCTCAAGGACTACGAGCTGCTCACGGCTGACGGCTCCGTGAAGAAGGGCTCCGAGCTCGACTACAACGGACAGAGCGCGGGCTACGCCTCCAGCCCCCAGGAGTCAGTCAACTACGTGGACGCCCACGATAACGAGACCCTCTACGACCTGGGCGTCTACAAGCTGCCGGTGAGCACCTCCATGGCCGACCGGGTGCGTATGAATACGGTGAGCCTGTCCACGGTGGCGCTGGGCCAGTCCCCGGCCTTCTGGGCGGCGGGCACCGAGATCCTGCGCTCCAAGTCCCTGGACCGGGATTCCTACAACTCTGGGGACTACTTCAATGCGATCGATTGGAGCGGCCAAGACAACGGCTTCGGCAAGGGGCTGCCGGTGGCGGGCCCGAACAAGGCCAAGTGGGATCTGATGCGGCCCTTGCTGTCCGACCCGGCCCTTAAGCCCGGCCCGGCGGATATCGCGGCCTCCAAGGCTCAGGCCCTGGACCTGCTGCGCATCCGCAAGTCCACGCCGTTGTTCTCCCTGGGCTCGGCCGAGCTGGTCAAGTCCAAGGTGACCTTCCCCGGCTCTGGGCGCTACGCCCAGCCCGGCGTCATCAACATGCTGGTGGATGATCGGCCTACCGGTGAGCGTTCTGCCACCGGCGACGTCGACCCGAAGCTGGCGGGCGTGCTGACGGTGGTCAACGCCTCCGCTACGCAGACCACCCAGGCCCTGCCGGAGCTGGTGGGCCGTTACTTCACGTTGCACACCGTGCAGCTGGAGGGTGTGGACGAGGTGGTCAAGTCCGCCACTTTCGACCCGGCCACCGGGACCGTGAGTGTGCCTGCGCGCACGACCGCCGTCTTCGTGGAGGTCCAGAAGGATGGGCAGGTGGCCCCGCAGCCCCAGCCCGGTCCGCACGACGGTGGGCAACCGGGTGTTAGCCCACAGCCCACGCCCACCGGGACCCCGTTGCCTCCCAGCGCCTCCGGCAAGCCGGGTAAGGGGCTACCGGTCACGGGTGCGAATGCAGTCGGCCTGCTGGTGGTGGCTGGAACGCTGGTGACGGCCGGGACGTTGGCGGTGCGACGGCGGCGTCGGGCCTGA
- a CDS encoding ABC transporter ATP-binding protein: protein MSTKRLPVADGPAVRRRFRALLAEHRRAVVVVTLVQLAAAVTAVGIPRLLGTMVDAVSTAGAGAAEQLRVLIVLVVVLAAGNAALTGLGEYQARVLGERLFSQMRERLVHTVIHLPLSVVEAAGTGDLLGRTSHDLDAIRRVVQRGISQVIVIALTIGSVVVAALLTSPLLGLGMLTAALAVPVARWYLRRAVPAYQAMNALWAEVNGAISETGEQAETVDAQDLGRRRNQVTDRWMAEVWQAERYTMWLRCLLLGALEVASGLPLLATLVWGAWLHRQGQVTLGAVTAVALYSVTLRGPVHELTFWMDSLQTASTALARVVGVELVEPDRQPTCAHALPEPPRLRGVSYAYREGHDVLHQVDLELVPGERLAVVGPSGSGKSTLGRLLAGVHPPTAGRVTVGGVPADSSGADGLVSVGQAADARGVDLTSLTEAALHRQVALVTQEHHVFAGTLADNLRVACATATDEQLNAALDAVGALSWVAGLSDGLETLVGSGGVPLDPGQAQQVALARIVLLDPGTLVLDEATSLLDPAVARSAERALDAVLAGRTVVAIVHRLDTAAAADRVAVVIDGRIVEVGTHAELVAAQGEYHQLWEAWTSH, encoded by the coding sequence ATGAGCACCAAGAGACTGCCGGTGGCTGACGGCCCCGCCGTTCGCCGTCGTTTCCGGGCCCTGCTGGCGGAGCACCGGCGCGCCGTCGTCGTGGTGACGCTGGTGCAGCTGGCGGCTGCAGTGACCGCGGTGGGGATCCCCCGCCTGCTGGGCACCATGGTTGACGCCGTATCCACCGCAGGGGCGGGCGCCGCCGAGCAGCTGCGGGTTCTGATCGTCCTGGTGGTGGTCCTGGCGGCAGGCAACGCCGCACTGACCGGGTTGGGGGAGTACCAGGCGCGGGTCTTGGGGGAGCGGTTGTTCTCACAGATGCGTGAGCGGCTGGTCCACACAGTCATACACCTGCCGTTGAGCGTGGTGGAGGCCGCTGGCACCGGGGACCTGTTGGGGCGCACCAGCCACGACCTGGACGCTATCCGCCGGGTGGTGCAGCGGGGGATCAGCCAGGTGATCGTGATCGCCCTGACTATCGGCTCGGTGGTGGTGGCCGCGCTGCTCACCTCACCGCTGCTGGGGCTGGGCATGCTGACGGCGGCCCTGGCGGTGCCGGTGGCGCGCTGGTACCTGCGCCGCGCCGTGCCCGCCTACCAGGCCATGAATGCCCTGTGGGCGGAGGTCAACGGTGCGATCTCGGAGACCGGCGAGCAGGCGGAGACCGTGGACGCCCAGGACTTGGGTCGCCGTCGCAACCAGGTGACGGACCGCTGGATGGCGGAGGTCTGGCAGGCGGAGCGCTACACCATGTGGCTGCGCTGCCTGCTGCTGGGGGCCTTGGAGGTGGCATCCGGCCTGCCGCTGCTGGCGACCCTGGTGTGGGGTGCCTGGCTGCACAGGCAGGGCCAGGTCACTCTGGGGGCGGTCACTGCGGTGGCCCTGTACTCGGTGACCCTGCGCGGGCCGGTGCACGAGCTGACCTTCTGGATGGACTCTTTGCAGACCGCCTCGACGGCGCTGGCCCGCGTGGTGGGGGTGGAGCTGGTGGAGCCGGATCGGCAGCCCACCTGCGCGCACGCCCTGCCGGAGCCGCCGCGCCTGCGCGGGGTCTCCTACGCCTACCGGGAGGGCCACGATGTGCTCCACCAGGTGGACCTGGAGCTGGTGCCGGGGGAGCGCCTGGCGGTGGTGGGCCCTTCCGGCTCGGGCAAGTCCACCCTGGGGCGGCTGCTGGCCGGGGTGCATCCGCCGACGGCGGGGCGGGTGACCGTGGGCGGTGTCCCCGCGGACAGTTCCGGTGCCGACGGCCTGGTGAGTGTTGGTCAGGCGGCAGACGCCCGGGGCGTGGATCTGACCTCCCTGACCGAGGCGGCACTGCACCGGCAGGTGGCCCTGGTGACCCAGGAGCACCACGTTTTTGCGGGCACCCTGGCCGACAACCTGCGGGTGGCCTGCGCCACAGCCACGGACGAGCAGCTCAACGCGGCACTGGATGCGGTGGGTGCACTGTCTTGGGTGGCGGGGCTGTCGGACGGGCTGGAGACGCTGGTTGGGTCTGGTGGCGTGCCCCTGGACCCGGGCCAGGCCCAGCAGGTGGCGCTGGCCCGCATCGTGCTGCTAGACCCCGGCACCCTGGTGCTGGACGAGGCCACCAGCCTGCTGGACCCGGCGGTGGCCCGCTCGGCGGAACGGGCCCTGGACGCCGTGCTGGCGGGGCGCACCGTGGTGGCGATCGTCCACCGCCTGGACACTGCTGCAGCCGCCGACCGGGTGGCCGTGGTGATCGACGGACGGATCGTGGAGGTGGGCACGCACGCCGAGCTGGTGGCCGCCCAGGGCGAGTACCACCAGCTGTGGGAGGCCTGGACCAGCCACTGA
- a CDS encoding ABC transporter transmembrane domain-containing protein, translating into MPVTSGTSAPKTPPVPPQEGASAAVRDSMAAPMAARTPVPLTWMPSRWPGFLLVPEQPAPALTAAFANRPHAWLRALLRASAPTLLAGALMSSLGYLVAAFVPPLLGWLVDNGLAHGLSPRLWPGLAALVGLMVLGVLASTSGEVLGMGSWNQGWQPTARGVAHRLGRYPRAVTRKIPSGDVVSTAVSDSDWLGALLYFIINVTGSLVSTVVVGVLMVRLDPALGVLVLLGLPLVLLGVGALVRPLNRRMSTQREEQGRLTTITTDVVAGLRVLRGIGGEDIYSQRYAQQSARVRDAGFQVAHTTAALAAIRSGAPMLLTAVVVGATAQAALSGRISVGEFVAFYGYTTFLIWPLGAFADLMQFMTRAWVGAKKATQVAAVEPLVSDDAVRPGAHLDPRGDLLDATTGVRLRGGLMTALVCAQPAASAALAERLGRPDDEAAVTLGGTDLRHVPLPEVRSTVLVSGAHAEGFAGPLAAEVLGEAVPLAPQRELATLIPQYCGAVRDEAGQLPVEFTDSQRQTAQRALHVAAAGDVLDSLGGLEGQLTEKARNLSGGQRQRLALARAVARRSPVLVLVEPTSALDSHTEDLVAQRLRAEREGLTTVLVSTSPLLLGRCDEVVLLEPGGDGPPRELARGTHHQLSVLAAYTAVVGREADTSQTAATDQAAPDHAAAPREGGQA; encoded by the coding sequence ATGCCCGTCACCTCCGGAACAAGTGCGCCCAAGACGCCGCCCGTGCCCCCACAGGAGGGCGCCAGCGCCGCCGTCAGGGACTCCATGGCCGCCCCCATGGCCGCCCGCACCCCCGTGCCCCTGACGTGGATGCCCAGCCGTTGGCCCGGCTTCCTGCTGGTGCCTGAGCAGCCCGCCCCGGCCCTGACCGCCGCCTTCGCCAACCGCCCCCACGCCTGGTTGCGGGCCCTGCTGCGCGCCTCCGCCCCGACGCTGCTGGCCGGGGCCCTGATGAGTTCCTTGGGCTACCTGGTGGCAGCCTTCGTCCCACCGCTGCTGGGTTGGCTGGTGGACAATGGCCTGGCCCACGGCCTGAGCCCCCGGCTGTGGCCGGGCCTAGCCGCTCTGGTCGGGCTGATGGTCCTGGGCGTGCTGGCCAGTACCTCCGGCGAGGTGCTGGGGATGGGCTCCTGGAACCAGGGCTGGCAGCCCACCGCCCGCGGGGTGGCCCACCGCCTGGGCCGCTACCCGCGCGCCGTCACCAGGAAGATCCCCAGCGGCGACGTCGTCTCCACCGCGGTCTCGGACTCGGACTGGCTGGGCGCGCTGCTGTACTTCATCATCAACGTCACCGGCTCCCTGGTCTCCACCGTGGTCGTCGGCGTCCTGATGGTTCGCCTGGACCCGGCCTTGGGGGTGCTGGTGCTACTGGGCCTGCCGCTGGTGCTTCTGGGGGTGGGGGCCCTGGTCCGGCCCCTGAACCGTCGCATGTCCACCCAGCGTGAGGAGCAGGGGCGGCTCACCACCATCACCACCGACGTCGTCGCCGGTCTGCGGGTGCTGCGTGGGATCGGCGGGGAGGACATCTACTCCCAGCGCTACGCCCAGCAGTCCGCCCGGGTGCGCGACGCGGGCTTCCAGGTGGCGCATACCACGGCCGCCCTGGCCGCGATCCGCAGCGGCGCCCCGATGCTGCTGACCGCCGTGGTGGTGGGGGCCACCGCCCAGGCGGCGCTGAGCGGGCGCATAAGCGTGGGTGAGTTCGTGGCCTTCTACGGCTACACCACCTTCCTGATCTGGCCGCTGGGGGCCTTCGCTGACCTGATGCAGTTCATGACCCGCGCCTGGGTGGGCGCCAAGAAAGCCACGCAGGTGGCCGCCGTGGAACCCCTGGTGTCTGACGACGCCGTGCGGCCCGGCGCCCACCTAGACCCGCGCGGTGACTTGCTGGACGCCACCACGGGGGTGCGTCTGCGCGGCGGCCTGATGACCGCCCTGGTCTGTGCCCAGCCCGCGGCCTCCGCCGCCCTGGCGGAGCGCCTGGGCCGCCCCGACGACGAGGCGGCGGTCACCCTGGGCGGCACGGACCTGCGCCACGTGCCCTTGCCGGAGGTGCGTTCCACGGTGCTGGTCTCCGGGGCACACGCCGAGGGCTTCGCCGGGCCGCTGGCCGCGGAGGTGCTGGGGGAGGCGGTGCCGCTCGCCCCGCAGCGGGAGCTGGCCACACTGATCCCCCAGTACTGCGGGGCGGTGCGCGACGAGGCGGGGCAGCTGCCGGTGGAGTTCACTGACAGCCAGCGGCAGACGGCGCAGCGCGCGCTGCACGTGGCCGCCGCCGGGGATGTGCTGGACTCCTTGGGAGGTCTGGAAGGGCAGCTCACGGAGAAGGCCCGCAACCTGTCCGGGGGCCAGCGTCAGCGCCTGGCCCTGGCCCGCGCGGTGGCCCGCCGCAGCCCGGTGCTGGTGCTGGTGGAACCCACCAGCGCCTTGGACTCGCACACGGAGGACCTGGTGGCACAGCGGCTGCGCGCGGAGCGGGAAGGGCTGACGACGGTGCTGGTCTCCACCTCCCCGCTGCTGCTGGGGCGCTGCGACGAGGTGGTGCTCCTGGAGCCGGGCGGGGACGGGCCGCCCCGCGAGCTGGCGCGCGGCACCCACCACCAGCTGTCGGTCTTGGCGGCCTACACCGCAGTGGTGGGCCGCGAGGCCGATACCAGCCAGACCGCCGCAACGGACCAGGCCGCACCGGACCATGCCGCCGCACCGCGTGAAGGAGGGCAGGCATGA